One region of Balaenoptera ricei isolate mBalRic1 chromosome 5, mBalRic1.hap2, whole genome shotgun sequence genomic DNA includes:
- the POU4F2 gene encoding POU domain, class 4, transcription factor 2, whose protein sequence is MMMMSLNSKQAFSMPHGGSLHVEPKYSALHSASPGSSAPAAPSASSPSSSSNAGGGGGSGGGGGGRSSSSSSSGSSGGSGGGSEAMRRACLPTPPSNIFGGLDESLLARAEALAAVDIVSQSKSHHHHPPHHSPFKPDATYHTMNTIPCTSAASSSSVPISHPSALAGTHHHHHHHHHHHHQPHQALEGELLEHLSPGLALGAMAGPDGAVVSTPAHAPPMATMNPMHQAALSMAHAHGLPSHMGCMSDVDADPRDLEAFAERFKQRRIKLGVTQADVGSALANLKIPGVGSLSQSTICRFESLTLSHNNMIALKPILQAWLEEAEKSHREKLTKPELFNGAEKKRKRTSIAAPEKRSLEAYFAIQPRPSSEKIAAIAEKLDLKKNVVRVWFCNQRQKQKRMKYSAGI, encoded by the exons atgatgatgatgtccCTGAACAGCAAGCAGGCGTTCAGCATGCCGCACGGCGGCAGCCTGCACGTGGAGCCCAAGTACTCGGCATTGCACAGCGCCTCGCCCGGGTCCTCTGCACCCGCGGCGCCCTCCGCCAGCTCTCCTAGCAGCTCGAGCAATGCTGGCGGCGGTGGCGGCAGTGGCGGGGGCGGTGGAGGCCGGAGCAGCAGCTCCAGTAGCAGTGGCagcagcggcggcagcggcgggggCTCCGAGGCGATGCGCAGAGCGTGTCTTCCAACCCCACCG AGCAATATATTCGGCGGGCTGGATGAGAGTCTGCTGGCCCGCGCCGAGGCTCTGGCGGCGGTGGACATCGTCTCCCAGAGCAAGAGCCACCACCATCACCCGCCCCACCACAGCCCCTTCAAGCCGGACGCCACCTACCACACCATGAATACCATCCCGTGCACGTCGGCTGCCTCCTCTTCGTCGGTGCCCATCTCGCACCCGTCCGCGCTGGCGGGCacgcaccaccaccaccaccaccaccaccatcaccaccatcagccGCATCAGGCGCTTGAGGGCGAGTTGCTGGAGCACCTGAGTCCCGGGCTAGCGCTGGGTGCCATGGCGGGCCCCGACGGCGCCGTGGTGTCCACTCCAGCTCACGCGCCGCCCATGGCTACCATGAACCCCATGCACCAAGCCGCTCTCAGCATGGCCCACGCGCACGGGCTGCCCTCACACATGGGCTGCATGAGCGACGTGGACGCCGACCCCCGGGACCTGGAGGCGTTCGCCGAGCGCTTCAAGCAGCGGCGCATCAAGCTGGGGGTGACCCAGGCCGATGTGGGCTCCGCGCTGGCCAACCTCAAGATCCCCGGCGTGGGCTCGCTCAGCCAGAGCACCATCTGCAGGTTCGAGTCTCTCACGTTGTCTCACAACAATATGATCGCGCTCAAACCCATCCTGCAAGCGTGGCTAGAGGAGGCGGAGAAGTCTCACCGCGAGAAGCTCACCAAGCCGGAGCTCTTCAACGGCGCAGAGAAGAAGCGCAAGCGCACGTCCATCGCGGCGCCGGAGAAGCGCTCGCTCGAAGCCTACTTCGCCATCCAGCCGCGGCCCTCTTCCGAGAAGATCGCCGCCATCGCTGAGAAGCTGGACCTTAAGAAGAACGTGGTGCGCGTCTGGTTCTGCAACCAGaggcagaaacagaaaagaatgaaatattccGCGGGCATTTAG